One window of the Halanaerobiales bacterium genome contains the following:
- a CDS encoding glycoside hydrolase family 65 protein, with protein MRDFHYKKYKAKSLYDYEPWRITEDKFKVENNHHNESIFALGNGYMGLRGTLEEDYSGPKETTTPGFYINGIYGSERIIYGEEAP; from the coding sequence ATGAGAGATTTTCATTATAAGAAATATAAAGCCAAATCTCTCTATGATTATGAACCCTGGAGAATAACTGAAGACAAATTTAAAGTTGAAAATAATCATCATAATGAGTCTATATTTGCTTTAGGTAATGGATATATGGGATTGAGAGGAACCTTAGAAGAAGATTATTCCGGGCCAAAAGAAACAACAACACCTGGCTTTTATATAAATGGAATTTATGGATCTGAAAGAATTATATATGGAGAGGAAGCACC